The Geotalea uraniireducens Rf4 genome window below encodes:
- the yhbY gene encoding ribosome assembly RNA-binding protein YhbY, giving the protein MLTGKQKRFLRSLGHSLKPVITIGKGEVNEALVKETVESIAAHELIKVKILESCLLERSEAAAALAEACNAEVAQILGRTFLLYKKAKEPVIELPSEKTKQKSK; this is encoded by the coding sequence ATGCTGACAGGAAAACAGAAAAGGTTCCTCAGAAGTCTCGGCCACTCCCTCAAGCCGGTAATTACCATCGGAAAAGGGGAAGTAAACGAAGCCCTTGTCAAGGAAACGGTCGAATCCATTGCCGCCCACGAACTGATCAAGGTAAAGATACTGGAAAGCTGCCTGCTTGAGCGGAGCGAAGCCGCCGCCGCACTGGCAGAAGCCTGCAACGCGGAAGTTGCGCAAATTCTCGGCCGGACATTCCTCCTCTACAAAAAGGCAAAAGAACCCGTCATCGAACTGCCGTCGGAGAAAACCAAGCAGAAAAGCAAATAA
- the rsmD gene encoding 16S rRNA (guanine(966)-N(2))-methyltransferase RsmD: MQTSPAPTSWHRNGERGRLRIISGSAKGRKLFSPKNMRVRPTADRVKEALFNILTSLIGDFSDLRVLDIFAGTGNLGIEALSRGGTRTVFVDSHRESAAIIRKNLEMLGFDQKAGILVQEALVALKALEKRGEKFHLVFLDPPYQTGLTEKTLEYLAVSGLITDETIIVAEFSAQEAIPTSFGQLQEFDRRVYGDTALAFLSMSHRG; encoded by the coding sequence ATGCAGACCAGTCCAGCTCCGACAAGCTGGCACCGTAATGGGGAGAGGGGTAGATTGCGCATAATAAGCGGCTCTGCAAAAGGCCGGAAACTCTTTTCCCCGAAGAATATGCGGGTCAGACCGACTGCCGACCGGGTGAAAGAAGCGCTATTCAACATCCTGACCAGCCTTATCGGTGATTTCAGCGATCTACGGGTGCTTGACATTTTTGCCGGAACCGGCAATCTTGGCATCGAAGCACTTAGCCGCGGCGGAACCCGGACGGTCTTCGTCGACAGCCACCGGGAATCTGCTGCAATTATACGAAAGAATCTTGAGATGCTCGGCTTTGATCAAAAGGCCGGAATTCTCGTCCAAGAGGCACTGGTTGCCCTGAAAGCACTAGAAAAGCGCGGGGAGAAATTCCACCTTGTCTTTCTTGATCCACCTTATCAGACTGGTTTAACGGAAAAAACACTGGAATACCTGGCAGTATCCGGGTTAATTACCGATGAAACGATCATCGTTGCCGAATTTTCAGCACAGGAAGCTATCCCGACATCCTTCGGACAATTACAGGAATTTGACAGGAGGGTTTACGGCGATACAGCCCTGGCCTTCCTGAGCATGTCTCACAGAGGTTGA
- the nadB gene encoding L-aspartate oxidase: MKVDSDFLVIGSGIAGLSFALQAADHGKVALITKREITESATNYAQGGIATVSSKEDTFDAHVEDTLIAGAGICHEDVVRMVVEEGPKVIRSLIDWGVKFTTSGDAYDLTREGGHSQRRILHAEDITGREIERALVAAAKAHKNIDIYEHHIAIDLITESKILRKRLKPNRCIGAHVLDIASGDIKTCKAKITLLASGGAGKVYLYTCNPDVATGDGVAMAYRAGATIANMEFMQFHPTTLYHPNAKSFLISEAVRGEGAILRRRDGTAFMEKYHKLKDLAPRDIVARAIDNEMKTYGDDCVFLDITHKDPEYVKSRFPNIYQTCLEYGLDMTREGLPVVPAAHYLCGGVAVDTNAETDIQHLYAIGEVAFTGLHGANRLASNSLLEAAVYAGRAYAHAIEQLHAHKFEFPEIPTWDSSTATNSDEMVVVSQNWDEIRRFMWNYVGIVRSDKRLERAMRRIKLIQDEIEDYYWNFIVTSDLIELRNIATVAELIVTCAQQRKESRGLHYNIDYPGRDDIHWQRDTFVKKQF; encoded by the coding sequence ATGAAGGTTGATAGTGATTTCCTGGTAATCGGCAGCGGCATTGCAGGCCTATCATTTGCTTTGCAGGCAGCAGACCATGGCAAAGTGGCACTCATTACCAAGAGGGAAATAACCGAATCTGCAACTAATTATGCCCAAGGCGGGATTGCAACGGTATCATCTAAAGAGGATACCTTCGATGCCCATGTGGAGGATACGCTGATTGCGGGCGCAGGAATCTGCCACGAGGACGTTGTCAGAATGGTGGTCGAGGAAGGCCCCAAGGTAATCCGCAGCCTTATTGACTGGGGGGTGAAGTTCACCACGAGCGGCGATGCCTACGATCTGACCAGAGAAGGTGGTCATAGCCAGAGACGAATCCTCCATGCAGAAGACATAACTGGTCGTGAAATCGAACGGGCACTTGTGGCAGCCGCCAAAGCCCACAAGAACATCGATATTTATGAGCACCACATTGCTATCGACCTGATAACCGAATCAAAAATCCTGCGCAAGCGACTTAAGCCTAACCGTTGTATCGGCGCACACGTTCTCGATATTGCCAGCGGCGACATCAAGACTTGCAAAGCCAAGATTACCCTCCTGGCGTCAGGTGGCGCTGGCAAAGTCTATCTTTACACCTGCAACCCCGATGTGGCCACCGGAGACGGCGTAGCCATGGCCTATCGCGCCGGAGCAACCATTGCCAACATGGAATTCATGCAATTCCACCCCACCACCCTCTACCACCCAAATGCAAAGTCTTTTCTTATCTCCGAGGCGGTACGGGGTGAAGGGGCGATCCTCCGCCGCCGCGACGGCACCGCTTTCATGGAAAAATACCATAAACTGAAGGACCTGGCCCCGCGTGACATCGTGGCCCGCGCCATTGACAATGAAATGAAAACCTACGGCGACGACTGCGTCTTTCTCGACATAACCCACAAAGACCCCGAATACGTGAAAAGCCGTTTCCCCAATATTTACCAAACCTGCCTGGAATATGGTCTGGACATGACAAGGGAAGGTTTGCCCGTTGTGCCGGCAGCCCACTATCTTTGCGGTGGAGTTGCAGTCGATACCAACGCTGAAACAGATATCCAGCATCTCTATGCCATCGGCGAGGTTGCCTTTACCGGCCTCCATGGCGCCAACCGCCTGGCCAGCAACTCACTACTCGAAGCCGCAGTATATGCCGGCCGTGCCTATGCACACGCTATCGAGCAACTACATGCACACAAATTTGAATTTCCTGAAATTCCCACCTGGGATTCCAGTACCGCTACTAATAGTGATGAAATGGTGGTCGTATCGCAAAACTGGGACGAAATCCGCAGATTCATGTGGAATTATGTGGGAATCGTCCGCTCCGACAAGCGACTGGAACGCGCCATGCGCCGGATCAAGCTGATTCAGGACGAGATTGAGGACTACTACTGGAATTTCATCGTCACCTCGGACCTGATCGAGTTGCGCAACATTGCTACGGTGGCAGAGCTTATTGTGACATGCGCCCAGCAACGCAAAGAATCACGAGGACTCCACTATAATATCGACTACCCTGGCCGAGACGATATCCATTGGCAAAGGGATACCTTTGTAAAAAAGCAGTTTTAA
- a CDS encoding deoxyguanosinetriphosphate triphosphohydrolase codes for MPDNADSMERPDLAGYAAKSSVSRGRKHNEELRDGRPAFERDRDRIIHCAAFRRLEYKTQVFVNHEGDYYRTRLTHSLEVAQIGKGIARRLKLNEELTEALALAHDLGHTPFGHTGEEVLNRLMGGFGGFEHNLQSLRVVDELEERYPGFNGLNLSWEVREGIIKHSSPYDRPVGAIAEFLPGTVPTIEAQLMNFADEIAYNNHDIDDGLKSGFITLEQLETVELWQEVYRGIDVKYPDIDPERKKCQTISALIGLLITDLTSTTSDNIAAHGICSIEDLRRVNRQVVAFSPGVAEKNRQLKRFLMENLYRHFKVERMRVKAERYLVQLFEVYISHPTLLPRKYLQKMEREGRERVVCDYIAGMTDRFALDEFKRLFEPYERV; via the coding sequence ATGCCTGATAACGCAGATTCCATGGAAAGACCCGACCTTGCCGGATATGCCGCCAAGAGCTCCGTGTCACGCGGACGGAAGCACAATGAGGAATTGCGCGACGGGCGGCCGGCATTCGAACGGGACCGTGACCGGATCATTCATTGCGCTGCGTTCAGGCGCCTTGAGTATAAGACCCAGGTGTTTGTCAATCACGAGGGTGACTACTATCGTACCCGGCTCACCCATTCACTGGAAGTGGCCCAGATCGGAAAAGGAATCGCCCGCAGGCTGAAGTTGAATGAGGAGTTGACCGAGGCGCTGGCCTTGGCTCACGACTTGGGGCATACGCCGTTCGGACATACCGGCGAAGAGGTCTTGAACCGGCTGATGGGGGGATTCGGCGGTTTCGAGCATAACCTGCAGTCACTCCGGGTCGTGGATGAGTTGGAGGAGAGGTATCCGGGGTTTAACGGCCTCAATCTTTCCTGGGAGGTGCGGGAGGGTATAATCAAGCATTCTTCGCCCTATGACCGCCCCGTGGGAGCGATTGCCGAATTTCTGCCGGGAACCGTCCCGACCATAGAAGCGCAGCTGATGAACTTCGCCGATGAAATTGCCTATAATAACCACGACATCGACGACGGTCTGAAATCCGGATTTATAACTCTCGAACAGCTTGAAACGGTTGAGCTTTGGCAAGAGGTTTACCGGGGGATCGATGTCAAGTACCCGGACATAGACCCTGAACGGAAAAAGTGTCAAACCATAAGCGCCCTGATCGGACTTTTGATAACGGACCTCACATCGACAACCAGCGACAATATTGCGGCCCATGGCATTTGTTCAATCGAAGACCTGCGCCGGGTAAACCGTCAGGTGGTGGCTTTCAGCCCCGGCGTCGCGGAAAAAAACAGGCAGCTGAAGCGCTTTCTCATGGAGAACCTCTACCGCCATTTCAAGGTTGAAAGGATGCGGGTCAAGGCGGAACGCTATCTGGTGCAACTCTTTGAGGTGTATATCTCGCATCCGACGCTTCTTCCCCGCAAATATCTGCAAAAAATGGAACGGGAAGGGCGGGAACGGGTGGTCTGCGACTACATTGCCGGTATGACCGACCGTTTTGCGCTTGATGAGTTCAAGAGGCTGTTCGAACCGTATGAAAGGGTTTAA
- a CDS encoding NAD(P)/FAD-dependent oxidoreductase → MNYVIIGNSVAAVGAIRGIRNHDSEGTITVISRENHIAYGRPLISYLLGGTITEKRMAYLPEDFYEKNRVNLLLGSEVVGVDSDKKRVKLAAGDTIPFDKLLIATGGDPFVPPIEGMSGKEKVFTFTTWDDAAKLKGLAYDIQRVVVIGGGLIGLKAAEGLYQLEKKVTIVELADRILSAAFDRTAGRIVAKKMKANGIDVITEDTVVRIEGEGAAISGVTLKSGDFIPCDTVIVAIGVRPAAGFLKGSKVEVNRGIVVDDRMETSAKGIYAAGDVAEARDFFTSSKNPMPIWPDAYIQGDVAGVSMAGKDKGYAGGLAMNSIELFKVPTISMGITNPSDEKEFEILTYQDQENYQYRKIVLKNNLLMGAVLVGAVDRAGIFAGLIREKIDVAPFKDKLLAVDFGFIHLTREIRSTLFAPQGKVA, encoded by the coding sequence ATGAACTACGTGATTATCGGCAACTCGGTTGCCGCAGTCGGCGCCATCAGGGGCATCAGGAATCATGACAGCGAGGGAACGATTACCGTTATTTCCCGGGAAAACCACATCGCCTATGGCCGTCCCCTGATTTCCTATCTTCTCGGCGGAACAATAACCGAAAAGCGGATGGCTTATCTGCCGGAAGATTTTTATGAAAAGAACCGGGTCAACCTGCTGCTTGGTTCGGAAGTGGTCGGTGTCGACAGCGATAAAAAGCGGGTGAAGCTGGCTGCAGGTGATACTATTCCGTTCGATAAGCTCCTCATCGCTACCGGCGGCGATCCCTTTGTCCCGCCCATCGAGGGCATGTCGGGCAAGGAGAAGGTATTTACCTTTACCACATGGGATGACGCCGCAAAACTGAAGGGCCTGGCCTACGACATCCAGCGGGTAGTGGTGATCGGTGGCGGTCTGATCGGCCTCAAGGCGGCAGAAGGTCTTTACCAACTGGAGAAAAAGGTGACCATCGTCGAGCTGGCAGACCGGATTCTCTCCGCTGCCTTCGACCGCACCGCCGGACGGATCGTGGCAAAGAAGATGAAAGCCAACGGTATCGATGTCATTACCGAAGACACGGTGGTCAGGATCGAGGGTGAGGGGGCTGCGATAAGTGGTGTTACCCTTAAATCGGGCGACTTCATTCCTTGCGACACAGTGATCGTCGCCATCGGCGTTCGCCCGGCAGCCGGCTTCCTGAAAGGGAGCAAGGTGGAAGTCAACCGCGGCATTGTCGTCGATGACCGGATGGAAACCTCGGCAAAAGGTATCTACGCTGCCGGCGACGTGGCCGAGGCCCGGGACTTTTTCACATCAAGCAAGAATCCCATGCCGATCTGGCCGGATGCCTATATCCAGGGCGACGTGGCCGGCGTGTCCATGGCCGGCAAGGATAAGGGGTATGCGGGGGGGCTGGCCATGAACTCCATCGAACTGTTCAAGGTGCCGACCATCTCCATGGGGATCACCAATCCGTCGGATGAGAAGGAGTTTGAAATCCTTACCTATCAGGACCAGGAAAACTACCAGTATCGCAAGATCGTTCTGAAGAATAATCTCCTCATGGGAGCGGTGCTTGTCGGCGCAGTGGACCGGGCCGGCATCTTCGCCGGGCTGATTCGGGAGAAGATCGATGTTGCTCCTTTCAAGGATAAGCTTTTGGCCGTCGATTTCGGCTTCATCCATCTGACCAGGGAGATTCGCAGCACCCTTTTTGCGCCGCAAGGGAAAGTAGCTTAA
- a CDS encoding 4Fe-4S dicluster domain-containing protein, translating into MKRIYSIEDACIGCHLCEVACITEHSQSKDPVKAFLHEPVRPISRCTVEEWDGGVISLSTNCRHCDEPDCLRACISGAIQKQENGVVLIDTEQCVGCWSCVMACPYGAVQRNLNKKKANKCDLCPERENPACVDACPNRALVYKEGSQK; encoded by the coding sequence ATGAAACGCATATATTCAATAGAAGACGCCTGTATCGGCTGCCATCTCTGCGAGGTGGCCTGTATCACCGAACATTCACAATCCAAGGACCCGGTCAAGGCCTTTCTCCATGAACCGGTTCGCCCCATTTCCCGCTGTACCGTGGAAGAATGGGATGGCGGGGTTATCTCCCTTTCCACCAACTGCCGCCATTGCGATGAGCCTGACTGCCTCCGTGCCTGCATCTCCGGCGCCATCCAGAAACAGGAGAACGGCGTGGTGCTGATCGACACGGAACAGTGCGTCGGCTGCTGGTCGTGTGTCATGGCCTGCCCCTACGGTGCTGTGCAGCGTAACCTGAACAAAAAGAAGGCCAACAAATGCGATCTCTGCCCGGAGCGTGAAAACCCGGCCTGTGTTGACGCCTGCCCCAACCGGGCGCTTGTTTACAAGGAGGGGAGCCAGAAATGA
- a CDS encoding ferredoxin gives MARTVRVNTDTCISCGLCVSLAPEVFKLVDGKSFVYNPEGAPENKIQECIAGCPVSAIHWKEDDAP, from the coding sequence ATGGCAAGAACTGTTCGGGTCAATACCGATACATGTATCAGTTGCGGTCTCTGCGTCTCACTGGCGCCGGAAGTATTTAAATTAGTCGATGGGAAATCTTTCGTCTATAACCCGGAAGGTGCGCCGGAAAATAAAATCCAGGAATGCATCGCCGGCTGCCCCGTAAGCGCCATTCACTGGAAGGAAGACGACGCCCCGTAG
- a CDS encoding YXWGXW repeat-containing protein, with amino-acid sequence MKKVFLVTVLTMLVGSQPLLAADVGFDMNINIGNGGGRTVVAAPPPQQIVIDEPPEFIVPSTLGFYVAVGVPYDLFYVSNSYYLYRGNTWYRGSRYNGPWVATSHSRLPPGLRRHKYQRIRSIRDEEYRRYREDEGHYRGKHFRPGREAKEHRKEEHERMKEERKWEKEDRKREKEDRKHGRHNRDDD; translated from the coding sequence ATGAAAAAAGTGTTTTTAGTGACGGTTCTGACCATGCTTGTTGGCTCCCAGCCGCTCCTGGCCGCAGATGTCGGTTTTGATATGAATATCAACATCGGCAATGGCGGCGGACGGACTGTAGTTGCTGCGCCGCCTCCGCAGCAGATCGTTATCGATGAGCCACCCGAGTTTATCGTGCCTTCAACTCTAGGTTTCTATGTTGCGGTAGGGGTGCCATACGATCTGTTCTATGTTTCCAACAGTTACTACCTCTATAGGGGGAATACCTGGTATCGCGGATCCCGTTACAATGGTCCGTGGGTGGCAACGTCCCATAGCAGACTTCCGCCAGGGCTTCGCCGGCACAAGTACCAGCGAATCAGGTCCATAAGGGATGAGGAATACAGGCGTTATCGCGAAGACGAGGGGCATTACCGCGGCAAGCATTTCCGTCCCGGCAGGGAAGCGAAGGAACACCGCAAGGAAGAGCATGAGCGGATGAAAGAGGAACGGAAGTGGGAGAAGGAAGATCGGAAGCGGGAGAAGGAAGATCGTAAACACGGCAGGCACAATAGAGACGACGATTGA
- the pheA gene encoding chorismate mutase, translating into MNIDNLREQIDNLDSELLRIFNERANLALKIGEIKKGLALPVYDPSREKKIFKRMQEENPGPLDDQAIVRLFERVIDESRRLERIMTSREL; encoded by the coding sequence ATGAACATTGACAATTTAAGAGAGCAAATAGACAATCTCGACAGCGAACTGCTGCGAATCTTCAATGAACGGGCTAATCTTGCGCTGAAAATTGGCGAAATCAAAAAAGGGCTTGCTCTCCCGGTCTACGACCCATCCCGAGAAAAGAAGATTTTTAAGCGGATGCAAGAGGAAAATCCAGGTCCCTTGGACGATCAGGCAATTGTCAGGCTGTTCGAACGGGTTATCGATGAATCGCGAAGACTGGAAAGGATTATGACCAGCAGGGAACTATGA
- a CDS encoding glutamate synthase-related protein — MLYKSVNESFNEFNIDRSDAKCIRCKVCIRQCAYEVHSYIDADDVLVEDSTSCIGCRRCSALCPTGAITIRLNEENFKKNESWSGAHIRNLYAQADTGGILLAAMGNPAKYPIYWDHMLLDASQVTNPSIDPLREPMELRTYLGKKPHSIEVVHDKKSGKPSLKTKLSPQLKLEYPFIFSAMSYGALNLNAHRAMAAAAQELGTLYNTGEGGLHKDLYRYGKNVIVQVASGRFGVSEQYLNAGVGIEIKVGQGAKPGIGGHLPGEKVNDQISETRMIPVGADAISPAPHHDIYSIEDLRQLIYALKEATNYEKPVSVKIAAVHHVAAIASGIARAGADIITIDGFRGGTGAAPQVIRDNVGIPMELALAAVDSRLRDEGIRNQVSIVVGGGVRNSGDAIKAIALGADAINLGTSTLLALGCTLCQRCYTGKCPWGITTNNPYLAKRLNPEIGAEKLVNLVHAWGHEMKEILGGMGLNALESLRGNRYKLRAVGLSEKDMNLLGVMPAGE; from the coding sequence GTGCTTTATAAATCCGTAAATGAATCATTCAACGAGTTCAACATTGACAGAAGCGATGCCAAGTGCATCCGCTGCAAGGTCTGCATTCGCCAGTGCGCCTACGAGGTTCACTCTTATATCGATGCTGACGATGTTCTTGTCGAAGACAGTACCAGCTGCATAGGCTGTCGTCGCTGCTCGGCCCTTTGTCCGACCGGCGCCATCACCATTCGCTTGAACGAGGAAAACTTCAAGAAAAACGAGTCGTGGTCCGGGGCGCACATCAGAAATCTTTACGCCCAGGCGGATACCGGCGGCATCCTTCTTGCGGCCATGGGTAATCCCGCCAAATATCCCATTTATTGGGATCATATGCTGCTGGACGCGTCACAGGTGACCAATCCCTCCATCGACCCGCTCCGGGAGCCGATGGAGCTCCGCACTTATCTGGGTAAAAAACCCCACTCCATAGAAGTGGTGCACGATAAGAAGAGCGGCAAGCCTTCGCTGAAAACCAAGCTTTCACCGCAGCTGAAGCTTGAGTATCCGTTTATTTTTTCCGCCATGAGCTACGGCGCGCTGAATCTGAACGCGCATAGGGCAATGGCCGCTGCCGCCCAGGAGCTGGGAACGCTCTATAACACAGGCGAAGGTGGTCTGCACAAGGATCTTTATCGGTATGGCAAGAACGTCATCGTCCAGGTCGCTTCCGGTCGCTTCGGCGTCAGTGAGCAGTACCTGAATGCTGGTGTCGGCATTGAGATCAAGGTGGGGCAGGGGGCCAAGCCCGGTATCGGCGGTCACCTCCCGGGGGAGAAGGTCAACGACCAGATATCCGAAACAAGGATGATTCCCGTGGGTGCTGACGCCATCTCCCCGGCGCCCCATCATGATATTTACTCCATCGAGGACCTGCGTCAGCTCATCTATGCCCTTAAGGAAGCAACCAACTATGAGAAACCGGTATCGGTCAAGATCGCTGCCGTGCACCATGTGGCAGCCATCGCATCCGGTATCGCCCGGGCAGGGGCCGACATCATCACCATTGACGGTTTCCGGGGGGGGACAGGCGCGGCGCCGCAAGTGATCCGCGACAACGTCGGCATCCCGATGGAACTGGCACTTGCAGCGGTCGATTCCCGTCTTCGCGACGAAGGCATCAGGAACCAGGTATCCATAGTCGTCGGCGGCGGCGTGAGAAACTCCGGCGACGCCATAAAGGCCATTGCCCTCGGAGCAGACGCCATCAACCTCGGCACTTCCACCCTGCTGGCCCTCGGCTGTACCCTCTGTCAGCGCTGCTACACCGGCAAGTGCCCGTGGGGGATCACCACCAATAATCCTTACCTGGCCAAGCGACTGAACCCTGAGATCGGTGCGGAAAAGCTCGTCAACCTTGTCCACGCCTGGGGGCACGAGATGAAGGAGATCCTTGGCGGTATGGGTCTGAATGCCCTCGAATCACTGCGCGGCAATCGTTACAAACTGCGCGCAGTGGGACTTTCCGAAAAAGACATGAATTTACTCGGCGTCATGCCGGCTGGAGAATAA
- a CDS encoding GltB/FmdC/FwdC-like GXGXG domain-containing protein, translating into MKIDAQGVYYRDLNTKIREAVAGGADKIDLVNVNGQYFIGDGINKPVTITVNGVPGNDLGAFMNGATIIVRDNGQDNIGNTMNAGKVVVHGHAGDVLGYGMRGGRIHILKDVGYRVGIHMKSYQDNKPVLVAGGKAGDFFGEYMAGGVLVLLGMFTDAPEKSKHGFRFGTGMHGGVIYVRGGVDEAKLSSEVGVFDLTPEDRQELEGYLQEFSKDFKLDFKEIMREKFVKILPKSKRPYGNMYCAMPR; encoded by the coding sequence ATGAAAATCGACGCACAGGGCGTATATTACAGAGATCTGAATACAAAAATCCGTGAGGCGGTTGCTGGCGGTGCTGATAAAATTGACCTGGTCAATGTCAACGGCCAGTACTTTATCGGCGATGGTATCAACAAGCCGGTCACCATTACGGTTAACGGTGTGCCGGGCAATGACCTGGGGGCTTTCATGAACGGCGCCACGATCATTGTCAGGGACAACGGCCAGGACAACATCGGCAACACCATGAATGCCGGCAAGGTGGTGGTGCATGGCCATGCGGGCGACGTGCTCGGTTACGGCATGCGCGGCGGCCGCATCCACATCTTGAAAGATGTCGGCTACCGGGTAGGCATCCATATGAAATCCTATCAGGACAACAAGCCGGTGCTCGTGGCGGGCGGCAAGGCAGGAGACTTCTTCGGCGAATACATGGCCGGCGGGGTGCTCGTCCTGCTCGGCATGTTCACCGATGCGCCCGAAAAGTCGAAGCACGGTTTCCGTTTCGGCACCGGTATGCACGGCGGGGTTATCTATGTCCGTGGCGGAGTGGATGAAGCGAAACTTTCCAGTGAAGTCGGCGTGTTCGACCTGACCCCTGAGGATCGGCAAGAACTGGAGGGATATCTTCAGGAATTCAGCAAGGACTTTAAACTGGACTTTAAAGAAATCATGCGGGAAAAATTTGTCAAGATACTCCCCAAGAGCAAGCGTCCTTACGGCAACATGTACTGCGCTATGCCTCGCTAG
- the coaD gene encoding pantetheine-phosphate adenylyltransferase: MPLKKAVYPGSFDPITYGHIDIIERGLKVFDTVIVAVARNSEKNSLFNVEERIALIREVLGDNSRAKVDTFDGLLVDYVRKQGATVIIRGLRAVSDFEYEFQLAQMNRSITQEVETLFMMTSVPYSYLSSSIVKEVSSLNGPIDGLVPPLVKKALDAKFNRS; the protein is encoded by the coding sequence ATGCCCCTGAAGAAAGCTGTCTATCCCGGCTCATTTGATCCCATTACTTACGGCCACATCGACATTATCGAACGGGGCCTGAAGGTTTTCGACACGGTAATTGTTGCAGTAGCCCGTAACTCGGAGAAAAACTCCCTTTTCAACGTCGAAGAGCGCATCGCTCTGATCAGGGAAGTCCTCGGAGACAACAGTCGGGCAAAAGTTGACACCTTTGACGGGCTTCTGGTAGACTATGTCCGCAAGCAAGGCGCGACGGTCATAATCCGCGGCTTGCGGGCGGTTTCCGATTTTGAGTACGAATTTCAACTGGCCCAGATGAACAGGAGCATCACCCAGGAGGTGGAAACCCTGTTCATGATGACCTCCGTACCTTACAGCTATCTCTCATCATCGATCGTCAAAGAGGTGAGCTCCCTGAACGGCCCCATAGATGGTCTGGTGCCGCCACTAGTGAAAAAGGCGCTTGACGCCAAATTTAACCGCTCATAA
- a CDS encoding class II glutamine amidotransferase: MKRQPTHIFEKDISNCGLTGFISKTGKLVEGEVIIKSITLMHDRGNGLGGGFAAYGIYPDYKEFFAFHLMYESGMALQLTEEYLEEHFFVEQQEDIPTRRIAAIANPPVFKRYFVKPLETADYKEAVEFQNMTVEDVIVGHVMRINNEIEGAFVVSSGKNMGAFKGVGYPEEIADFFRLEEYKGYIWTAHNRFPTNTPGWWGGAHPFTLLDWSIVHNGEISSYGINKRYLEMYGYLCTMLTDTEVVAYMLDLLIRKHGLTPELASMALAAPFWDMIDTLPEDERQLLTAIRQVYGSGLLNGPFAILFASNEGLIGLNDRVKLRPLVCATKDDFVYMASEEAAIREICPAPDHVWSPRGGEPVIAKLNPGVF; encoded by the coding sequence ATGAAAAGACAACCGACCCATATATTTGAGAAAGACATTTCAAACTGCGGTTTGACCGGATTTATATCCAAGACGGGAAAACTGGTTGAAGGGGAAGTGATCATCAAGTCGATCACCCTTATGCATGACCGCGGCAACGGCTTGGGTGGAGGTTTTGCCGCCTATGGCATTTACCCGGACTATAAGGAGTTTTTTGCCTTTCACCTGATGTACGAGAGCGGCATGGCCCTGCAACTGACCGAGGAGTATCTCGAAGAACATTTCTTCGTCGAACAGCAGGAGGATATTCCGACCCGCCGCATTGCCGCCATTGCCAATCCGCCCGTCTTCAAGCGTTATTTCGTCAAGCCGCTTGAGACTGCCGATTACAAAGAGGCTGTCGAATTCCAGAACATGACCGTCGAGGACGTGATCGTCGGTCATGTCATGCGCATAAACAACGAGATCGAAGGCGCATTTGTCGTTTCCTCGGGCAAGAACATGGGGGCGTTCAAGGGTGTCGGCTATCCCGAAGAGATCGCCGACTTCTTCCGCCTGGAAGAATACAAGGGTTATATCTGGACAGCCCACAACCGTTTCCCGACCAACACACCCGGCTGGTGGGGGGGCGCACACCCCTTTACCCTGCTTGACTGGTCCATTGTCCACAACGGGGAAATTTCCTCCTATGGCATTAACAAGCGTTACCTGGAGATGTACGGCTACCTCTGCACCATGCTCACCGACACCGAGGTGGTGGCCTACATGCTCGACCTTTTGATAAGAAAGCACGGCCTGACGCCTGAACTTGCGAGCATGGCCCTCGCAGCGCCGTTCTGGGACATGATCGACACGTTGCCGGAAGACGAACGCCAGTTGCTGACCGCTATTCGCCAGGTGTACGGCAGTGGCCTTCTCAACGGCCCATTTGCCATCCTCTTCGCCAGCAATGAGGGGCTGATCGGCCTCAACGACCGGGTCAAGCTCCGGCCGCTGGTCTGCGCCACCAAGGATGACTTCGTCTACATGGCTTCGGAAGAGGCTGCCATCCGTGAGATATGTCCCGCCCCCGATCATGTCTGGTCTCCCCGCGGCGGAGAGCCGGTCATTGCCAAGCTGAATCCGGGAGTATTTTGA